Proteins from a single region of Chroococcidiopsis sp. TS-821:
- the wecB gene encoding non-hydrolyzing UDP-N-acetylglucosamine 2-epimerase, translating to MAKVNKICIILGTRPEAIKMAPVIQVFQRSPSFDTQVILTGQHIEMVAQVMQLFDLEANQNLAIMQPQQSLTDITCRSLQGLETLFEQLQPQLVLVQGDTTTAFAAALAAFYQKIPVGHVEAGLRTDDVFNPYPEEANRRLISQLTQLHFAPTKLAVENLQRSGVLGKIYQTGNTVIDALLSVAQRQPACNVPGLEWGKYRVLLATVHRRENWGKPLINIAAGFLQILEQFPDTALLLPLHRNPIVREPLQAALGNHPRVFLTEPLDYAELVGAIGRSHLLLTDSGGLQEEAPSLGKPVLVLRETTERPEAVAAGTAKLVGTDPAQILTAASLLLSNADAYQAMATAINPFGDGHAAERILQIVTDYLQ from the coding sequence ATGGCAAAGGTAAACAAAATCTGCATTATTTTAGGTACGCGACCGGAAGCAATTAAAATGGCTCCGGTCATTCAAGTTTTTCAGCGATCGCCAAGCTTTGATACGCAAGTGATTTTAACAGGTCAACACATTGAGATGGTTGCACAAGTCATGCAGCTATTTGACCTCGAAGCCAACCAAAATCTTGCAATCATGCAACCGCAGCAATCGCTTACTGATATTACTTGTCGCAGCTTACAAGGATTAGAAACTTTGTTTGAGCAACTTCAGCCACAATTAGTTTTAGTCCAAGGCGACACGACAACAGCTTTTGCCGCCGCTTTGGCAGCGTTTTATCAAAAAATTCCTGTAGGTCATGTAGAAGCGGGTTTACGTACCGATGATGTTTTTAATCCTTATCCCGAAGAAGCCAATCGTCGGTTAATATCGCAGCTTACTCAATTACACTTTGCGCCGACAAAGCTAGCAGTGGAAAATTTGCAACGCTCCGGCGTCTTAGGAAAAATCTATCAAACGGGTAATACAGTCATTGACGCGCTGCTATCAGTCGCCCAAAGGCAGCCCGCGTGCAATGTTCCTGGTTTAGAGTGGGGAAAATACCGTGTTTTATTAGCAACGGTGCATCGGCGCGAAAATTGGGGAAAACCCCTGATAAACATCGCTGCAGGATTTTTACAAATTTTAGAGCAGTTTCCCGATACCGCTTTGCTTTTACCATTGCATCGCAACCCGATTGTGCGCGAACCGTTGCAAGCCGCGTTAGGTAACCATCCGCGCGTGTTTTTAACCGAACCATTAGATTATGCCGAGTTAGTTGGGGCAATTGGGCGATCGCACTTGCTGCTTACTGACTCTGGAGGATTGCAAGAAGAAGCGCCGTCATTAGGAAAACCAGTGCTGGTACTGCGCGAAACTACCGAAAGACCTGAAGCAGTTGCGGCAGGGACTGCTAAATTAGTAGGAACTGATCCAGCACAAATTTTAACTGCGGCAAGCCTCCTCTTAAGTAACGCTGATGCTTATCAAGCCAT